Proteins encoded by one window of Xiphias gladius isolate SHS-SW01 ecotype Sanya breed wild chromosome 15, ASM1685928v1, whole genome shotgun sequence:
- the hadh gene encoding hydroxyacyl-coenzyme A dehydrogenase, mitochondrial, with product MAFFAHNVRRGLSSSAARSVVIQHVTIIGGGQMGAGIAQVAASTGHSVTLVDTSDDILKKSVKGIEGSLKRVVKKKFADKPEAGEEFIQKVLQNVSTSTDAESAVQGSDLVLEAIVENLKIKQDLFGRLDKLAPAHTIFASNTSSLPISDIASSTTRLDRFGGLHFFNPVPMMKLVEVIGTPATSQETFDSLLNFSKVLGKTPVSCKDTPGFIVNRLLVPYSVEAIRLHERGHGSKEDIDIAMKLGAGYPMGPFELSDYVGLDTMKFILDGWRAMDPDNPLFAPSELLNKLVAEGKYGRKTGEGFYKYK from the exons ATGGCTTTCTTCGCCCACAACGTCCGCAGAGGTCTCTCGTCTTCGGCAGCCAGGAGCGTTGTTATTCAGCATGTGACGATCATCGGAGGCGGACAGATGGGTGCGGGAATCGCGCAG GTTGCTGCATCAACCGGCCACTCGGTGACGCTGGTGGACACATCCGACGACATCCTGAAAAAGTCTGTCAAAGGAATTGAAGGGAGCCTCAAAAGAGTGGTCAAGAAGAAGTTTGCCGATAAGCCGGAG GCAGGGGAAGAGTTCATCCAGAAAGTCCTGCAGAATGTGTCAACGTCGACGGATGCCGAATCTGCAGTTCAGGGCTCGGATCTGGTGTTGGAGGCCATCgtggaaaatctgaaaatcaaacAGGATCTCTTTGGACGGCTTGACAAGCTGGCGCCAGC ACACACCATCTTTGCCAGCAACACATCCTCCCTGCCTATCTCTGACATCGCCAGCTCCACCACCAGACTGGACAGATTTGGCGGCCTTCACTTCTTCAACCCAGTCCCTATGATGAAGCTTGTAGAG GTCATTGGAACGCCGGCAACAAGCCAGGAGACTTTCGATTCCCTCCTGAACTTCAGCAAGGTGCTCGGAAAAACACCAGTGTCCTGCAAG GACACACCGGGATTCATCGTAAACCGCCTACTTGTTCCATACTCAGTGGAGGCCATCCGGTTGCATGAGCGAG GTCATGGATCCAAAGAGGACATTGATATTGCCATGAAACTCGGTGCTGGTTATCCCATGGGACCCTTTGAGCTCTCGGACTATGTAGGACTGGACACaatgaaattcattttggaCG GTTGGAGGGCAATGGATCCCGACAACCCGCTCTTTGCCCCGAGTGAATTGCTGAACAAGTTGGTTGCAGAGGGCAAATACGGCAGAAAGACAGGAGAAGGATTCTACAAATACAAGTAA
- the LOC120800217 gene encoding cytochrome P450 2U1, giving the protein MFPLPLLEHASSSVLPYVNAGALVALLLACCLAKFYRKRRDLANIPPGPKPWPVVGNFGGFLVPSSIQRRFGQQSASTSAVRNAIVILTEQADIYGNVYSLFVGSQLIVVLNGFEVVKDALSNHPDVFSDRPDIPAVTIMTKRKGIVFAPYGPIWRKQRKFCHTILRNFGLGKLSLEPCILEGLATVKTELLRRNEESGGAGVDLAPLISNAVSNVICSMVLGQRFHHEDREFHTLLGLMERGLEICVNSPAVLINIFPLLYYLPFGVFKELRQVERDITVFLKRIIAKHRETLDPENPRDLVDMYLMETLAQQAAGEEDSGFTDDYLFYIVGDLFIAGTDTTTNSVLWILLYMVLYPDVQDKVQEEIDEVVGRHWVPSLIDKGSLPFTEATIMEVQRLTVVVPLGIPHMASRTTEFRGYTIPKGTVILPNLWSVHRDPTLWDDPDSFNPARFLDDNGELLRKECFIPFGIGRRVCMGEQLAKMELFLTVTSLLQAFKFRLPEGLPPPPLHGRFGLTLAPCPYTVCVSTRS; this is encoded by the exons ATGTTTCCACTGCCATTGCTGGAGCACGCGAGCAGCTCTGTACTGCCATACGTGAACGCCGGAGCTTTGGTAGCATTGTTGCTGGCGTGTTGTTTAGCTAAATTTTATCGGAAGCGGCGAGACCTCGCAAATATTCCTCCGGGTCCGAAACCTTGGCCAGTGGTCGGCAACTTCGGCGGCTTCCTCGTCCCTTCTTCCATCCAGAGGAGGTTTGGGCAGCAGTCCGCCAGCACCTCCGCTGTGAGAAACGCTATAGTCATTTTGACGGAACAAGCCGACATTTATGGTAACGTCTACAGCCTTTTTGTAGGGAGTCAGTTGATCGTTGTGCTTAATGGCTTTGAAGTGGTCAAGGATGCTCTCTCAAACCATCCCGACGTGTTCTCCGACAGACCGGATATCCCCGCTGTCACCATCATGACTAAACGCAAAG GAATAGTCTTCGCACCTTACGGGCCAATATGGAGGAAGCAACGCAAGTTCTGCCACACCATACTCCGAAACTTTGGCCTGGGGAAGTTGAGCCTTGAGCCTTGCATCCTGGAAGGCCTGGCCACCGTCAAAACAGAGCTGCTGCGACGGAATGAGGAGTCTGGCGGCGCCGGCGTGGACCTGGCCCCGCTGATCAGCAACGCCGTGTCGAACGTCATCTGCTCAATGGTCCTGGGTCAACGATTCCATCACGAAGACCGCGAGTTCCACACGTTGCTGGGCCTGATGGAGCGTGGGCTGGAGATCTGTGTGAACAGCCCCGCAGTCCTCATCAACATCTTTCCACTGCTCTACTATTTGCCTTTTGGGGTCTTCAAGGAGTTGAGGCAGGTTGAAAGAGACATCACAGTGTTCCTGAAGAGGATTATTGCAAAACACCGGGAAACATTAGATCCTGAAAACCCAAGGGATCTCGTAGACATGTACTTGATGGAGACGTTGGCCCAGCAAGCTGCTGGAGAGGAGGACAGCGGCTTCACAGACGATTATCTCTTTTATATAGTAGGAGATCTCTTCATCGCTGGCACTGACACTACCACTAATTCAGTTTTGTGGATCCTCCTCTACATGGTCTTATACCCCGATGTCCAAG ACAAAGTCCAGGAAGAGATCGATGAAGTTGTGGGCAGACATTGGGTCCCGTCTCTGATTGATAAGGGAAGTTTGCCTTTTACTGAGGCCACCATAATGGAGGTGCAGAGACTAACTGTAGTGGTTCCCCTGGGTATTCCACACATGGCCTCCAGGACAACCG AGTTCAGAGGCTACACTATTCCCAAAGGAACAGTTATTTTGCCCAATCTATGGTCTGTCCATAGAGATCCCACTCTGTGGGACGACCCGGACAGTTTCAACCCGGCACGCTTCTTGGATGATAACGGAGAGTTACTCAGGAAAGAGTGCTTTATACCATTCGGGATTG GTCGCAGGGTGTGCATGGGTGAACAGCTGGCGAAGATGGAGCTGTTCCTGACGGTTACCAGCTTACTGCAGGCCTTCAAATTCAGACTCCCAGAGGGattgcctcctcctcccctgcacGGACGCTTCGGCCTGACACTGGCTCCCTGCccatacactgtgtgtgtgagcactcGTAGTTGA
- the sgms2a gene encoding phosphatidylcholine:ceramide cholinephosphotransferase 2 has product MASQELVDARDSTTDNLNPEMEGGAAPSSGKTCPVHTPGGEDAKRGFRKGIGRHNDYVKISVPESKVNRLPMEWWKTIIAFFYAGFNLVLTTVVITVVHERVPPKESSPPLPDKFFDYIDRVNWAFTVTEINGMLLLAIWMIQLFFFRYKSIASRRFFFLIGTLYLYRCVTMYITTLPVPGMHMSCAPKLHGDSQAKIQRILRLISGGGLSITNSHLLCGDFLYSGHTVMLTLTYLFIKEYSPRSFWWYHLMCWLLSAVGVVCILVAHEHYSVDVVVAYFITSRLFWWYHTMANLQTLKCSPNNYLTNTWWNPLFNFLERNVQTSVPCSYSWPITWPPACLKNPCKKYSMVQSTREE; this is encoded by the exons ATGGCATCACAGGAGCTTGTGGATGCGAGAGACTCTACCACTGATAATCTGAACCCAGAAATGGAAGGTGGGGCTGCGCCCAGCAGCGGTAAAACTTGTCCTGTCCACACCCCAGGTGGGGAGGATGCAAAGAGGGGCTTTCGGAAAGGCATAGGGAGGCATAATGACTACGTGAAGATCTCTGTGCCAGAGTCCAAGGTCAATCGTCTGCCCATGGAGTGGTGGAAGACAATAATCGCTTTCTTTTATGCTGGCTTCAACTTGGTCCTGACCACAGTCGTCATCACGGTCGTCCACGAGAGGGTCCCACCCAAAGAAAGCAGCCCACCTCTTCCTGATAAGTTTTTTGACTATATTGACAGGGTTAACTGGGCATTTACAGTAACAGAGATTAATGGCATGTTGCTGCTGGCCATTTGGATGATCCAGTTGTTCTTCTTCAGATACAA GTCAATAGCAAGCAGGCGGTTCTTCTTCCTCATTGGCACCCTGTACTTGTACCGCTGTGTCACTATGTACATCACCACCCTGCCTGTACCTGGCATGCATATGTCTTGTGCTCCTAAG CTCCACGGAGACTCCCAGGCAAAAATCCAGCGGATTCTGCGGCTGATTTCCGGTGGAGGTCTTTCCATTACAAACTCCCATCTGTTGTGTGGAGACTTCCTCTACAGTGGACACACTGTGATGCTCACCCTCACCTACCTATTCATCAAGGAGT ACTCGCCACGGTCGTTTTGGTGGTACCATCTGATGTGCTGGCTGCTGAGTGCCGTTGGTGTGGTGTGCATCCTGGTGGCACATGAGCACTACAGTGTGGATGTGGTCGTGGCCTATTTTATCACCTCCCGCCTGTTCTGGTGGTACCACACCATGGCCAATTTACAG aCTCTGAAATGCTCACCCAACAACTACCTCACCAACACCTGGTGGAACCCGCTGTTCAACTTCCTGGAGAGGAACGTCCAAACCTCTGTGCCATGCTCGTACAGCTGGCCCATCACCTGGCCTCCTGCCTGCCTTAAGAACCCCTGCAAGAAGTACTCCATGGTACAAAGCACCCGAGAGGAGTGA